From a single Nakaseomyces glabratus chromosome F, complete sequence genomic region:
- the VPS52 gene encoding Vps52p (CAGL0F05181g~Ortholog(s) have role in Golgi to vacuole transport, actin filament-based process, cellular response to biotic stimulus, cellular response to starvation and cellular sphingolipid homeostasis, more), protein MDVLRETLGISADFQAKAIIDQDDPYSIFCKEHNQIGTTANQKLSDDRNKLEHRREVLHNTIDNIIPPLKEYLNEFKNTLNEHTRDLDNIREKSTYLKTLLEYNSDKLKNISPLVNDLIIPPEVIQDILHGKIDQSWQENIDFIMDKQEIYKKYKDQGFDGLKPKDFNDLCDILDVLKLVILERSKKYIVFKIKSLRSNTPVPSQKLQYELMNVNKIFQFMVENNLSMALELRQAYAYTMKWYYSAYFGRYIRSLTILSFKNIDNHYVLGNGLSISPPGYANTNNSGYSFSSYLMPTSLSTATVSDDSINQYFQVERRLDLLTKEDNTVMVSQIAEHNQRENYLEIGFKNLNLAILDNCAAEFKFLSTFFKTNHNSEGELNGVLEQIFQPTFNQAIEYTKQLIQNTFDIFGILISIRITNLLQYSIIQKSLPSAIDDFFSVQLITLWPKFQQLIDIQCQNIRKLNITVRPGKNTGVADILSSPHELTVQFGKMIFSLLTLSVNHKENVDERSEPLYQSIPRLRNEFETVMTKISKTTKSPEKFLAVNYLYLYNLMQQQKLTHLTEESMLSPVVQQGTFDQQIGEQQSNNAVPLLIKETEDHFKSLVEAFNKE, encoded by the coding sequence ATGGATGTGCTAAGGGAAACGTTGGGCATTAGTGCTGATTTTCAGGCAAAAGCGATAATTGATCAAGATGATCCTTACAGTATTTTCTGCAAAGAACATAATCAGATTGGCACAACAGcaaatcaaaaactttCTGACGACCGAAATAAACTAGAACATAGAAGAGAAGTGTTACATAACACTATAGATAATATAATCCCACCattaaaagaatatttgaacGAATTTAAGAATACGCTAAATGAACATACTAGAGACCTTGATAATATCCGAGAAAAATCGACATATTTGAAAACACTCTTAGAATACAATTCAGAtaaattaaagaatatAAGCCCATTGGTGAATGATCTAATTATACCTCCTGAAGTAATACAAGATATATTACATGGTAAGATCGATCAATCGTGGCAAGAAAACATCGACTTTATAATGGATAAGCAGGAGATCTATAAGAAATATAAGGATCAAGGTTTTGATGGTTTAAAACCAAAAGATTTTAATGATCTATGTGATATTCTAGACGTTCTTAAATTGGTAATTCTGGAAAGATCAAAGAAGTACATAGTCTTTAAAATTAAATCATTAAGAAGTAATACTCCAGTTCCATCACAAAAGCTACAATACGAATTGATGAATGTAAATAAGATTTTCCAGTTTATGgtagaaaataatttatcTATGGCACTCGAACTCCGTCAAGCCTACGCATACACCATGAAGTGGTATTATTCAGCATATTTTGGCAGATACATAAGATCACTAACAATTTTGTCATTTAAAAACATTGACAACCATTATGTTCTAGGTAACGGATTATCTATTTCACCACCAGGCTATGCTAATACCAACAATAGTGGATATTCCTTCTCGAGTTATTTGATGCCAACTTCCTTATCAACTGCAACGGTGAGCGATGATTCAATAAATCAATACTTTCAAGTGGAGCGAAGACTTGACTTACTTACCAAGGAGGATAATACTGTGATGGTCTCCCAAATTGCGGAACATAatcaaagagaaaactATTTAGAAATTGGTTTCAAAAACTTAAACTTGGCCATCTTAGATAACTGTGCAGCCGAGTTTAAATTTTTATCCACATTTTTTAAAACGAACCACAATTCAGAAGGTGAATTGAATGGTGTTCTTGAACAGATATTCCAACCAACTTTTAACCAAGCAATTGAATATACAAAACAACTAATACAGAACACATTTGATATATTCGGCATCTTAATTTCAATCAGAATAACAAATTTACTGCAGTATTCAATTATACAGAAATCTTTACCATCTGCAATTGACGATTTTTTCAGTGTTCAATTAATTACCTTGTGGCCGAAATTCCAGCAACTGATAGATATACAATGccaaaatattagaaaacTAAATATAACTGTAAGACCAGGAAAAAATACTGGAGTAGCTGATATTTTATCGTCACCACATGAATTAACAGTACAGTTTGGTAAAATGATTTTCAGCCTTTTGACATTATCAGTCAATCATAAGGAGAATGTGGATGAACGTTCAGAACCTTTATACCAATCCATACCTAGGTTGAGGAATGAATTTGAGACTGTAATGACAAAAATTAGTAAAACCACGAAGTCTCCAGAAAAGTTTTTAGCAGTAAATTACTTGTATTTGTACAATTTGATGCAGCAACAGAAGTTGACACACTTGACAGAAGAGAGCATGTTGTCACCTGTTGTACAGCAAGGTACATTTGATCAACAAATTGGTGAACAGCAAAGCAACAACGCCGTACCTTTATTGATCAAAGAAACAGAGGATCATTTTAAATCATTAGTTGAAGCATTCAACAAGGAGTAA
- the APD1 gene encoding Apd1p (CAGL0F05247g~Ortholog(s) have cytoplasm, nucleus localization) yields the protein MTLLSDNAKQEIAKNIELIDDSCLNCDCQNEEGLDEIQSGEKVFDKLVIDHETELFNSSKIPKVHFIVPTSQMDWQFDACMEKPNSVQYKISTWCSENTERLSAITGCGGVSMNCNVTSMPLNILDIEAMRGTKNNVLVLPFGIWIQDLRSDNVEAILDELVPAILDPKTDIKQLIASKEYLYESHKKAFIFICSHKTRDKRCGITAPILKKIFDRELQNHGLFRDNSDLRGDGVNVSYINHVGGHKFAANVQIYLKDQHTLVWFGRITPKDIPHIVNHLIVPDHGKLPFPEKIRCVKKYDSW from the coding sequence ATGACTTTACTATCCGATAACGCAAAACAGGAGATTGCAAAGAACATCGAATTGATCGATGATTCTTGTTTGAATTGCGATTGCcaaaatgaagaaggtTTAGATGAGATACAATCCGGTGAGAAAGTGTTTGACAAGCTTGTCATTGATCATGAGACGGAGCTCTTTAATTCCTCTAAGATCCCTAAAGTTCATTTCATTGTGCCGACCTCACAGATGGATTGGCAATTTGATGCGTGTATGGAGAAACCTAACTCTGTacaatataaaataagTACCTGGTGCTCTGAGAATACTGAAAGACTATCGGCCATTACTGGCTGTGGTGGTGTCTCGATGAATTGTAACGTGACATCTATGCCACTTAATATCTTGGATATTGAAGCCATGAGAGGCACCAAGAATAACGTCTTAGTATTACCATTTGGTATTTGGATACAGGATTTAAGAAGTGACAATGTAGAAGCAATATTGGACGAACTTGTACCGGCAATTTTGGATCCAAAGACTGACATTAAACAACTAATAGCAAGTAAGGAATACCTTTACGAGTCACATAAAAAAGCGTTCATCTTTATTTGTTCTCATAAAACAAGAGATAAAAGATGTGGAATTACTGCACCtatattgaaaaagatcTTTGACAGGGAGCTTCAGAATCATGGACTGTTTAGAGATAATTCTGACCTGAGAGGCGATGGTGTCAATGTCTCCTATATAAATCATGTTGGTGGACATAAATTTGCTGCAAATGTGCAGATATATCTAAAAGATCAACATACACTAGTATGGTTTGGTAGAATAACTCCAAAGGATATTCCTCACATAGTCAACCATCTGATTGTACCAGATCATGGTAAGTTACCATTCCCTGAGAAGATAAGATGTGTTAAGAAGTATGATTCTTggtaa
- the VPS72 gene encoding Vps72p (CAGL0F05159g~Ortholog(s) have histone binding activity, role in histone exchange and Swr1 complex, cytoplasm localization) gives MSESEQSSDEQELLINTRQRRSNAGNRLQKLLEQEIEELQTRTQALDEDEIDLLFKEDEEDADFEMVDDEDNESHNEEENEIDNADGKEESEVPTESKDSELQDEDVMLSDSSSEDEPDNQDDESGEKELIRQERLKKKKLQKLRKKPLVIKRTAPIIDSENKTKKRKVSSDVINAEDLLSNNRRTSSRSSVIQNKLQVYEKLSQAEKRRQIIRERMQKSRDKEQIKVLTQEDRMRIALETEQANLLSLNKYKEQEVSKKQHRLAMQQRQKMKFKPGEMIITELSTTWEVTPVMEIEDYEYWKEQIEKRNKKKKKYPRKPRKKNNEGAESHRNGGDVCQKEVSDTHIEISRPIIYDNGNIYLNQSYFNNKCNYQKDNATDLDGNKHMCIPLENNSEPRSILPDDLEQNRQKADYISILDSETNNLSSGIIPQASFIEVNNQDLSENSDIFTGTSIKMDVDSLKVEGKNGLNISEENSSVDVPAKMGERWIKNGITVPSDGVNSSVDLNISKFVAGPTIDEEINKVTTVANDDNKASTHQRNIKIEECGEDMSLKHAQNEDLDVTASIKNSSDAKTERGELIDQSLNNDVPNENIADTMDSEEQKRIYEGPNQMVSKNFVVAYTVVHDTLSKPTHDLLFGSGWKGPPNKSYDTETLFVSKNNNGAVDDITSEIKPDLTFLEKYPAFGEFERKVVQEVSENTAKDLEINIKTAPPTGIFLPSGMRKKCLINNKDCHYFDPKNGVPYSDVEAYKIIQELQSFDVNPETNHFFKWQGFANGGIFLDVNEKPAEGVPDNF, from the coding sequence ATGAGTGAGTCCGAACAAAGCAGCGATGAACAAGAACTACTAATCAACACTAGACAACGTAGATCAAATGCTGGTAATAGGCTACAGAAACTTCTCGAGCAAGAGATAGAAGAATTACAGACGAGGACTCAGGCActagatgaagatgaaatagacttattattcaaagaagatgaagaggatGCAGATTTTGAAATGGTCGATGACGAAGACAATGAATCAcataatgaagaagaaaatgaaatagatAATGCAGATGGTAAAGAAGAATCAGAAGTACCGACGGAAAGCAAAGATAGTGAGTTgcaagatgaagatgttaTGTTAAGTGATTCTTCGTCAGAAGATGAGCCGGATAATCAAGATGATGAATCTGGTGAGAAAGAGTTAATACGGCAAGAGAgattaaagaagaaaaaactcCAGAAGTTGAGAAAAAAACCGCTCGTCATCAAGCGAACTGCACCGATCATTGACTctgaaaataaaactaaGAAACGAAAGGTTAGTTCTGACGTAATAAATGCAGAAGATTTGCtttcaaataatagaaGAACTTCGTCAAGATCATCGgttattcaaaataaattacaAGTGTATGAAAAACTATCACAAGCagaaaaaagaagacaGATAATAAGGGAGCGTATGCAGAAATCGAGAGATAAGGAGCAAATTAAGGTCCTCACACAGGAAGACCGTATGCGAATTGCTTTGGAAACAGAACAGGCAAACTTACTGAGCTTGAATAAATACAAGGAACAAGAAGTTTCGAAAAAACAGCACAGATTAGCGATGCAGCAACGacaaaaaatgaaattcaaACCAGGAGAAATGATAATCACAGAGTTATCAACAACGTGGGAGGTAACTCCAGTAATGGAAATAGAAGATTATGAGTATTGGAAAGAGCAAATTGAAAAGcgtaataaaaaaaagaaaaaatatccAAGAAAGCcgcgaaaaaaaaataatgaaggCGCAGAGTCACACAGAAATGGAGGTGATGTATGCCAAAAAGAAGTTTCTGATACTCATATTGAGATATCAAGGCCAATTATTTATGATAACGGTAACATATATTTAAACCAATCATATTTTAACAACAAATGcaattatcaaaaagaCAATGCTACAGATTTGGATGGAAATAAGCATATGTGCATTCCATTAGAGAATAATTCTGAACCTCGATCGATATTGCCCGATGATTTAGAACAGAATAGGCAAAAGGCTGACTATATCAGTATTTTGGATTCTGAAACAAATAATCTATCATCAGGCATCATTCCACAAGCTTCTTTTATCGAAGTAAATAATCAGGATTTGAGTGAGAATTCCGATATATTTACAGGCACGTCTATAAAAATGGATGTTGATTCACTGAAAGTTGAGGGAAAAAATGGTTTAAATATCTCAGAGGAAAATTCCTCTGTTGACGTCCCTGCCAAAATGGGAGAACGTTGGATTAAAAATGGAATTACTGTTCCCTCTGATGGAGTTAATAGTAGTGTAGACCTTAACATTTCTAAATTCGTGGCTGGTCCAACGATCGATGAAGAGATTAATAAAGTCACTACAGTGGCAAATGATGATAACAAGGCTTCAACTCATCAACGCAATATTAAGATTGAAGAGTGTGGTGAAGATATGAGTTTAAAGCATGCACAAAATGAGGATTTAGATGTGACAGCTAGTATCAAGAACAGTTCGGATGCTAAAACTGAGAGAGGTGAATTGATTGATCAGAGTTTGAATAATGATGTACCGAATGAAAATATTGCTGATACTATGGACAgtgaagaacaaaaaagaatttaCGAGGGTCCGAATCAAATGGTATCAAAGAACTTTGTTGTGGCATATACTGTGGTTCATGATACTCTGTCTAAACCAACTCATGACTTGCTGTTTGGCTCAGGCTGGAAGGGACCTCCAAATAAAAGCTACGACACGGAAACCTTATTTGtctcaaaaaataataatgggGCTGTTGATGATATAACATCAGAGATAAAGCCAGATTTAacatttcttgaaaaataCCCAGCGTTTGGAGAATTCGAGAGAAAAGTTGTCCAAGAAGTCAGTGAGAATACTGCCAAAGATCTGGAGattaatataaaaacagCACCTCCTACTGGTATATTTTTGCCAAGTGGTATGAGAAAGAAGTGTTtaatcaacaacaaagatTGTCATTATTTTGATCCTAAGAACGGTGTGCCTTATTCTGATGTAGAAGCGTACAAAATTATTCAAGAGCTCCAGTCATTCGATGTGAATCCTGAGACTAatcattttttcaaatggCAAGGTTTCGCTAATGGTGGTATTTTCCTTGATGTGAATGAGAAACCAGCAGAAGGTGTCCCAGACAATTTTTAa
- the RIB7 gene encoding 2,5-diamino-6-(ribosylamino)-4(3H)-pyrimidinone 5'-phosphate reductase (CAGL0F05203g~Putative 2,5-diamino-6-ribitylamino-4(3H)-pyrimidinone 5'-phosphate synthase involved in riboflavin (vitamin B2) biosynthesis), producing the protein MLRVRDDLPPFLKNYLPDGHRNGRPFVTLTYAQSIDAKIAKQRGVRTTISHIETKEMTHYLRYFHDGILIGSGTVLADDPGLNCKWIGPNNDPDESMEEKSPRPIILDPKLKWKYSGSKMEELCNQGMGKPPIVITTKTPKVKEANVEYMIMEPDANDRISWKSILDTLRRNYDMKSVMIEGGSHVINQLLMCSDLIDSLIVTIGSIYLGSEGVTVSPPDEVKLKDISWWKGTSDVVMCSRLQN; encoded by the coding sequence ATGCTGAGAGTTAGGGACGATTTACCACCATTTCTTAAAAACTATCTTCCGGATGGTCATCGGAATGGCAGACCGTTTGTCACACTGACATATGCACAATCTATTGATGCAAAGATAGCTAAACAAAGAGGTGTGAGAACTACCATATCACACATCGAGACGAAAGAAATGACCCATTATTTGAGGTACTTTCACGATGGCATTTTAATTGGTTCTGGAACTGTCCTAGCAGATGATCCAGGGTTGAATTGCAAATGGATCGGACCCAATAATGATCCTGATGAATCaatggaagaaaaatcGCCAAGACCGATAATTCTGGATCCTAAACTGAAGTGGAAGTATTCAGGttcaaaaatggaagagCTATGCAATCAAGGAATGGGCAAGCCACCTATAGTCATTACAACCAAGACACCAAAAGTCAAAGAAGCTAATGTAGAGTATATGATTATGGAACCTGATGCTAATGACAGGATTTCATGGAAAAGTATACTAGACACATTGAGGAGAAACTATGATATGAAATCTGTTATGATTGAAGGCGGAAGTCACGTGATTAACCAATTGCTTATGTGTTCAGATTTGATAGATAGTTTGATTGTAACAATTGGCTCGATATACCTTGGATCCGAGGGGGTCACAGTGTCACCACCAGATGAGGTCAAATTGAAGGATATCTCTTGGTGGAAAGGAACTTCTGATGTAGTAATGTGCTCAAGGTTGCAAAACTAG
- a CDS encoding CAP domain-containing protein (CAGL0F05137g~Ortholog(s) have sterol binding activity, role in pathogenesis, sterol transport and cell surface, endoplasmic reticulum, extracellular region, fungal-type vacuole localization), giving the protein MKVSTIFSVSLIAGALAAPAVVTVTKEAPPARVTVQAVVNVEDGGRQSSLSTLEKKTKTKSQKKTKPTPSTDLDKRAQKKRSNLSEWQQKMLDQHNKKRELHKDTDSLVWNDNLAILAQSYADRYDCSGNLAHNPEFIEAIGENLAVGYDDIDAIDAWYDEIQHYDYSNPVHQGRTAHFTQLVWKDTKNVGCAYKTCGGDLYNYIVCEYDPAGNWAGEFADNVKPLK; this is encoded by the coding sequence ATGAAGGTTTCTACTATTTTCTCAGTTTCTTTGATTGCAGGAGCACTTGCTGCACCAGCAGTGGTTACCGTCACTAAAGAAGCACCACCAGCACGGGTTACTGTTCAAGCAGTTGTCAATGTTGAGGATGGGGGAAGACAATCATCCTTATCAACACTGGAGAAGAAGACTAAAACCAAATCCCAGAAGAAGACCAAGCCAACACCATCTACTGATCTAGATAAAAGGgcacaaaagaaaagatccAACTTATCGGAATGGCAACAAAAGATGTTGGATCAACACAATAAGAAGAGAGAATTGCACAAAGACACTGACAGTTTGGTTTGGAATGACAACCTGGCAATTCTGGCCCAATCATATGCAGACAGATATGATTGTTCAGGTAATTTAGCTCACAATCCAGAGTTCATCGAAGCCATCGGCGAAAACTTGGCAGTAGGGTACGACGATATCGATGCCATTGATGCTTGGTATGACGAAATCCAACATTATGACTACAGTAACCCAGTTCACCAAGGAAGAACCGCTCACTTTACTCAATTGGTCTGGAAGGATACTAAGAACGTAGGCTGCGCTTACAAAACATGTGGTGGAGATTTGTACAATTACATCGTTTGTGAATACGACCCAGCCGGTAATTGGGCTGGAGAATTCGCCGACAATGTTAAACCATtgaagtaa
- the CDC42 gene encoding Rho family GTPase CDC42 (CAGL0F05269g~Ortholog(s) have GTPase activity) translates to MQTLKCVVVGDGAVGKTCLLISYTTNQFPADYVPTVFDNYAVTVMIGDEPYTLGLFDTAGQEDYDRLRPLSYPSTDVFLVCFSVISPPSFENVKEKWFPEVHHHCPGVPCLVVGTQVDLRDDKVIIEKLRRQRLRPITAEQGERLARELRAVKYVECSALTQRGLKNVFDEAIVAALEPPVIKKSKKCTIL, encoded by the coding sequence atgCAGACTCTAAAATGTGTTGTTGTAGGTGATGGTGCCGTCGGTAAAACGTGTCTTCTGATCTCTTATACTACAAACCAATTTCCAGCGGATTATGTCCCAACAGTTTTCGACAACTATGCAGTCACTGTTATGATTGGTGATGAACCATACACATTAGGTCTATTCGATACCGCAGGGCAAGAAGATTATGATAGATTAAGACCTCTGTCGTACCCATCCACTGATGTTTTCCTAGTTTGTTTCAGTGTCATATCTCCACCATCCTTTGAGAATGTAAAGGAAAAATGGTTCCCTGAAGTGCATCACCATTGTCCAGGTGTACCATGTCTAGTGGTTGGTACCCAGGTCGATCTTAGAGATGATAAAGTCATTATCGAGAAGTTGCGAAGACAAAGACTGCGTCCTATCACAGCAGAACAAGGTGAAAGACTGGCAAGAGAGTTGAGAGCTGTGAAGTACGTTGAGTGTTCGGCTCTAACTCAACGTGGTCTAAAGAACGTTTTCGATGAAGCCATCGTTGCTGCATTGGAACCACCAGTTATCAAGAAAAGTAAGAAATGTACAATTTTGTAG
- the SPP381 gene encoding U4/U6-U5 snRNP complex subunit SPP381 (CAGL0F05225g~Ortholog(s) have role in generation of catalytic spliceosome for first transesterification step and U4/U6 x U5 tri-snRNP complex, cytosol localization): MSDSSEDYSTETSSSDEEPVFHKPVLLKKSTIIPNPDTIDNNEQKAQDKLKRSIDQANQIAYERDELRRQTELSYSASDKELIRKTLEIDDDDSIDPAKELDLWSQRQQNRKERQRAILVRKQLSLEQDEINRINNRDDIVN, from the coding sequence ATGTCTGACAGCAGTGAAGACTACAGCACCGAAACGTCGAGTAGTGACGAAGAACCAGTCTTTCATAAACCTGTCCTACTAAAAAAGTCAACTATTATACCCAATCCCGATACTATCGATAATAATGAACAGAAAGCACAAGATAAATTAAAACGGTCAATTGATCAGGCTAATCAAATTGCCTATGAGAGAGATGAGCTGCGAAGGCAAACAGAGTTAAGTTATTCTGCATCAGATAAAGAATTAATACGAAAGACTTTAGAgattgatgatgacgattCTATTGATCCAGCAAAAGAACTAGACCTATGGTCTCAGCGACAACAGAACAGAAAAGAACGCCAGAGAGCTATATTAGTTCGGAAACAACTGTCTCTTGAACaagatgaaataaataGGATAAACAACCGCGATGACATAGTGAACTAA